From a region of the Cyclopterus lumpus isolate fCycLum1 chromosome 5, fCycLum1.pri, whole genome shotgun sequence genome:
- the vamp3 gene encoding vesicle-associated membrane protein 3 encodes MSAAGPDGSGAVSGNKRLQQTQAQVDEVVDIMRVNVDKVLERDQKLSELDDRADALQAGASQFETSAAKLKRKYWWKNCKMWAILIAVIVIIIIIIIIWTYS; translated from the exons AT GTCAGCAGCTGGTCCAGATGGTTCTGGCGCAGTGTCAGGAAACAAGCGCTTGCAGCAGACCCAGGCTCAGGTGGATGAG GTGGTGGATATTATGCGTGTTAATGTGGACAAAGTGCTGGAGCGTGACCAGAAGCTTTCTGAACTGGATGATAGAGCAGATGCGCTGCAGGCTGGAGCCTCCCAGTTCGAGACCAGTGCTGCTAAGCTGAAAAGGAAATACTGGTGGAAAAACTGCAAG ATGTGGGCCATCCTGATAGCTGTCATcgtgatcatcatcatcatcatcatta TTTGGACTTACTCCTAA